In the genome of Falsirhodobacter halotolerans, one region contains:
- the grxD gene encoding Grx4 family monothiol glutaredoxin, with amino-acid sequence MTDTTTAQDQIRRTVTDHDVVLFMKGTKDMPQCGFSSRVAGVLNYLGVAYQDVNVLADADIRQGIKDFSDWPTIPQLYVKGEFVGGCDIVTEMTLSGELDTLFADKGIAFDKDAAAKVREANA; translated from the coding sequence ATGACCGATACGACCACCGCCCAGGACCAGATCCGCCGCACCGTCACCGACCACGACGTCGTGCTGTTCATGAAGGGCACCAAGGACATGCCGCAATGCGGTTTTTCCAGCCGCGTGGCGGGTGTGCTGAACTATCTGGGCGTCGCCTATCAGGACGTGAACGTGCTGGCCGATGCCGACATCCGCCAAGGGATCAAGGATTTCTCCGACTGGCCGACGATCCCGCAGCTTTATGTGAAGGGCGAATTCGTGGGCGGCTGCGACATCGTCACCGAAATGACGCTGTCGGGAGAGCTGGATACCCTGTTCGCCGACAAGGGCATCGCGTTCGACAAGGACGCCGCGGCAAAGGTCCGTGAGGCCAACGCATAA
- the gap gene encoding type I glyceraldehyde-3-phosphate dehydrogenase, with amino-acid sequence MTITVGINGFGRIGRCTLAHIAQSGRNDIEVVAINATGPIETNAHLLKYDSVHGRYPGNVRVTNGMLDLGGEPIRVMSTYDMGELDWGGVDVVLECTGKFNDGHKAKAHMDRGAGSVLISAPAKNVDRTVVYGVNDRDLRVEDLLVSNGSCTTNCLAPLAKVLNDAIGIESGIMTTIHSYTGDQPTLDRRHSDLYRARAAAMAMIPTSTGAAKAISEVLPELKGKLDGSAIRVPTPNVSAVDLTFVASKDVTVDDVNAIVAEAAAGTMGSVLSYDPEPKVSIDFNHTPYSSIFAPDQTKVIGGRTVRVLAWYDNEWGFSCRMADVAAAMGRLRH; translated from the coding sequence ATGACGATTACCGTGGGTATCAATGGGTTCGGCCGGATCGGCCGCTGCACCTTGGCGCATATCGCGCAATCGGGGCGCAACGATATCGAGGTTGTGGCCATCAACGCCACCGGCCCCATCGAAACCAACGCCCATCTTCTGAAATACGATTCGGTCCATGGCCGTTACCCCGGCAATGTGCGCGTCACGAACGGCATGTTGGATCTGGGGGGCGAGCCGATCCGCGTCATGTCCACCTATGACATGGGCGAACTGGACTGGGGCGGCGTCGATGTCGTCCTGGAATGCACCGGCAAGTTCAACGACGGTCACAAGGCCAAGGCGCATATGGACCGTGGCGCAGGCTCGGTCCTGATCTCCGCCCCCGCCAAGAACGTGGATCGCACCGTGGTCTATGGCGTGAACGACCGTGATCTGCGGGTCGAGGATCTTCTTGTTTCCAACGGATCCTGCACCACGAACTGCCTTGCGCCGCTGGCCAAGGTGCTGAACGACGCCATCGGCATCGAATCGGGCATCATGACCACGATCCACTCCTATACCGGCGATCAGCCGACGCTGGACCGGCGTCACAGCGATCTCTATCGCGCCCGCGCGGCGGCGATGGCGATGATCCCGACCTCCACCGGCGCGGCGAAGGCGATCTCCGAGGTGCTGCCCGAACTGAAGGGCAAGCTGGACGGATCGGCCATCCGCGTGCCCACGCCCAATGTGTCCGCGGTGGATCTGACCTTCGTCGCCTCCAAGGACGTGACGGTCGATGACGTGAACGCCATCGTCGCCGAAGCGGCGGCCGGCACGATGGGCTCTGTCCTGTCCTACGATCCCGAGCCGAAGGTTTCGATAGATTTCAACCACACCCCCTATTCCTCGATCTTTGCGCCCGATCAGACCAAAGTCATCGGTGGACGAACCGTCCGTGTTCTGGCTTGGTATGACAATGAATGGGGCTTCTCCTGCCGCATGGCCGATGTGGCCGCCGCGATGGGACGCCTGCGCCACTGA
- the gap gene encoding type I glyceraldehyde-3-phosphate dehydrogenase has protein sequence MTVKVAINGFGRIGRNVLRGIIESGRTDVEVVAINDLAPIETNAHLLRFDSVHGRFPAEVKVSEDMMDVGRGPIRVTAIKDPAQLPWGDVDVVLECTGIFTARDKAKVYLDSGAKRVLVSAPSDGADKTIVFGVNHDTLTKDDLVVSNASCTTNCLSPVAKVLNDAIGITKGFMTTIHSYTGDQPTLDTYHKDLYRARAAALSMIPTSTGAAKAVGLVLPELKGKLDGVAIRVPTPNVSVVDMVFDAARDTSVEEVNAAIRAAADGPLKGILGYTDAPNVSSDFNHDPHSSIFHMDQTKVMEGRMVRILSWYDNEWGFSNRMADTAAAMGRLI, from the coding sequence ATGACGGTCAAGGTCGCCATCAACGGGTTTGGACGCATCGGGCGCAACGTCCTGCGGGGCATCATCGAATCGGGCCGCACCGATGTGGAGGTCGTGGCGATCAACGACCTCGCCCCCATCGAAACCAACGCGCATCTGTTGCGCTTTGATTCGGTCCATGGCCGTTTCCCGGCTGAGGTGAAGGTGTCCGAAGACATGATGGATGTCGGGCGCGGCCCGATCCGCGTCACCGCGATCAAGGACCCGGCGCAATTGCCCTGGGGCGATGTGGATGTCGTTCTGGAATGCACCGGCATCTTCACCGCGCGCGACAAGGCGAAGGTCTATCTGGACAGCGGCGCCAAGCGGGTGCTGGTTTCGGCCCCGTCGGACGGCGCGGACAAGACGATCGTGTTCGGGGTGAACCACGACACGCTGACCAAGGACGATCTGGTCGTGTCGAACGCCTCCTGCACCACGAACTGCCTGTCGCCGGTGGCGAAGGTGCTGAACGACGCGATCGGCATCACCAAGGGCTTCATGACCACCATCCATTCCTATACCGGCGATCAGCCTACGCTCGACACCTATCACAAGGATCTGTATCGCGCGCGGGCGGCGGCCTTGTCGATGATCCCCACTTCCACCGGCGCTGCGAAGGCCGTGGGTCTGGTCCTGCCGGAGCTGAAGGGTAAGCTGGACGGCGTTGCGATCCGCGTGCCGACCCCGAACGTGTCGGTCGTGGACATGGTGTTCGACGCCGCCCGCGACACGAGCGTGGAGGAGGTCAATGCCGCCATCCGCGCCGCCGCCGACGGGCCGTTGAAGGGCATTCTGGGCTATACCGACGCGCCGAATGTCAGCTCGGATTTCAACCACGATCCGCATTCGTCCATCTTCCACATGGACCAGACCAAGGTGATGGAGGGGCGGATGGTCCGCATCCTGTCCTGGTATGACAACGAATGGGGCTTTTCCAACCGCATGGCGGACACCGCCGCCGCAATGGGCCGCCTGATCTAG
- the uvrA gene encoding excinuclease ABC subunit UvrA — protein MEQKFIQVRGAREHNLKGIDADIPRDQFVVITGLSGSGKSSLAFDTIYAEGQRRYVESLSAYARQFLDMMGKPDVDHISGLSPAISIEQKTTSKNPRSTVGTVTEIYDYMRLLWARAGTPYSPATGLPITAQQVQDMVDAVMAMEEGTRGYLLAPIVRDRKGEYRKEFLDLRKQGFQRVKVNGQFYELDEPPTLDKKFRHNIDVVVDRIVVRGDIATRLADSFRTALNLADGIAIFETAVPEGEEPARTTFSEKFACPVSGFTIPEIEPRLFSFNAPFGACPACDGLGVELFFDPRLIVPDQNLSVAAGAIAPWAKSKSPYVTQTIEALSSHYGFDRKTKWKDLPKKAQDVVLYGSGKDEISFRYDEAGRVYTVSRTFEGLIPNMERRYRETDSAWSREEMERYQNNRPCGACHGYRLKPEALAVKIAGCHVGEVVQMSIKDAYAWMDTVPAALTAQKNEIARAILKEIRERLGFLVNVGLDYLSMSRAAGTLSGGESQRIRLASQIGSGLTGVLYVLDEPSIGLHQRDNDRLLTTLKNLRDQGNSVLVVEHDEDAIREADYVFDIGPGAGVHGGQIVAHGTPQEVAASGSLTGQYLSGTRAIAVPAERREGNGKKLTVVKASGNNLHDVSVDFPLGKFVCVTGVSGGGKSTLTIETLYKTAALKLNGAHETPSPCETIKGFEHLDKVIDIDQRPIGRTPRSNPATYTGAFTPIRDWFAGLPEAKARGYGPGRFSFNVKGGRCEACQGDGVIKIEMHFLPDVYVTCETCKGARYNRETLEIKFKDKSIADVLDMTVEDAQGFFQAVPSIREKMDALVRVGLGYVKVGQQATTLSGGEAQRVKLSKELSRRATGRTLYILDEPTTGLHFEDVKKLLEVLHELVDQGNTVVVIEHNLDVVRTADWVIDIGPEGGDGGGRIVAEGTPEDVACVKGSHTGHYLAPMLKPRKVAAE, from the coding sequence ATGGAACAGAAGTTCATTCAGGTGCGCGGCGCGCGCGAACACAATCTCAAAGGCATCGACGCGGACATTCCACGCGATCAGTTCGTGGTGATCACGGGCTTGTCCGGGTCGGGAAAATCCAGTCTGGCCTTCGACACGATCTATGCCGAAGGGCAGCGTCGATATGTCGAAAGCCTGTCGGCCTATGCCCGCCAGTTTCTTGACATGATGGGCAAGCCGGATGTGGATCACATTTCCGGCCTGTCGCCCGCCATTTCCATCGAACAGAAGACGACCTCGAAGAACCCCCGTTCGACCGTCGGCACGGTGACGGAAATCTATGACTACATGCGCCTGTTGTGGGCGCGGGCGGGGACGCCTTATTCCCCTGCGACCGGCCTGCCGATCACCGCGCAACAGGTGCAGGACATGGTCGATGCCGTCATGGCGATGGAGGAGGGGACGCGCGGCTATCTTCTGGCGCCCATCGTGCGCGACCGGAAGGGGGAGTATCGCAAGGAATTCCTGGACCTGCGCAAGCAGGGATTCCAGCGCGTGAAGGTGAACGGCCAGTTTTATGAGTTGGACGAACCGCCGACGCTGGACAAGAAGTTTCGTCACAACATCGACGTCGTGGTGGACCGGATCGTGGTGCGCGGCGATATCGCGACGCGGCTGGCCGACAGCTTCCGCACCGCCCTGAACCTGGCCGATGGGATCGCGATATTCGAAACGGCGGTGCCGGAGGGGGAGGAGCCCGCCCGCACCACATTCTCCGAGAAATTTGCCTGCCCCGTGTCCGGCTTCACGATCCCGGAGATCGAGCCGCGTCTGTTCTCGTTCAACGCCCCCTTCGGGGCCTGCCCCGCCTGCGACGGTTTGGGGGTGGAGCTGTTCTTTGATCCGCGTCTGATCGTGCCCGACCAGAACCTGTCCGTCGCGGCGGGGGCCATCGCGCCGTGGGCCAAGTCCAAATCCCCCTATGTCACCCAGACGATCGAGGCGCTGTCCTCTCATTACGGCTTCGATCGCAAGACGAAGTGGAAGGACCTGCCGAAAAAGGCGCAGGACGTGGTCCTCTATGGCTCGGGCAAGGACGAGATTTCGTTCCGCTATGACGAGGCGGGGCGCGTTTATACCGTGTCGCGGACGTTCGAAGGGCTGATCCCGAACATGGAGCGCCGATATCGCGAGACCGACAGCGCATGGAGCCGCGAGGAGATGGAGCGGTATCAGAACAACCGCCCCTGCGGCGCCTGCCACGGATATCGCCTGAAGCCGGAAGCTTTGGCCGTGAAGATCGCCGGATGCCATGTGGGCGAGGTGGTCCAGATGTCGATCAAGGACGCCTATGCCTGGATGGACACGGTGCCCGCCGCCCTGACCGCGCAGAAGAACGAGATCGCGCGCGCGATCCTGAAGGAGATTCGCGAACGGTTGGGGTTTCTGGTCAATGTCGGCCTCGACTACCTGTCGATGAGCCGCGCCGCGGGCACGCTCTCGGGTGGGGAAAGCCAGCGGATCCGCTTGGCCAGCCAGATCGGGTCGGGGCTGACGGGTGTGCTCTATGTGCTGGACGAACCCTCCATCGGTCTGCATCAACGCGACAACGACCGGCTGCTGACCACGCTGAAGAACCTGCGGGATCAGGGCAATTCGGTGCTGGTGGTCGAACATGACGAGGATGCGATCCGCGAGGCGGATTACGTCTTCGACATCGGTCCCGGTGCCGGGGTGCATGGCGGGCAGATCGTGGCGCATGGCACACCGCAGGAGGTGGCGGCCTCGGGCAGTTTGACCGGGCAATACCTGTCGGGCACCCGTGCGATCGCGGTTCCGGCCGAACGGCGCGAGGGCAACGGCAAGAAGCTGACCGTGGTGAAGGCCAGCGGCAACAACCTGCACGATGTCAGCGTCGATTTCCCCTTGGGCAAGTTCGTCTGTGTTACGGGCGTATCGGGGGGCGGCAAGTCCACCCTGACGATCGAGACGCTTTACAAGACCGCCGCCCTGAAGCTGAACGGCGCGCACGAAACGCCAAGCCCCTGCGAGACGATCAAGGGGTTCGAGCATCTGGACAAGGTGATCGACATCGACCAGCGCCCCATCGGGCGCACGCCCCGGTCCAACCCCGCCACCTATACCGGGGCGTTCACGCCGATCCGCGACTGGTTCGCGGGCCTGCCCGAGGCCAAGGCCCGCGGCTATGGCCCCGGCCGGTTCAGCTTCAACGTGAAGGGCGGCCGGTGCGAGGCCTGTCAGGGCGACGGCGTCATCAAGATCGAGATGCACTTCCTTCCCGATGTCTATGTCACCTGTGAAACCTGCAAGGGCGCGCGGTATAACCGTGAGACGTTGGAGATCAAGTTCAAGGACAAGAGCATCGCCGACGTTCTGGACATGACGGTGGAGGATGCGCAGGGCTTCTTCCAGGCCGTGCCGTCCATCCGCGAAAAGATGGATGCGCTCGTTCGCGTTGGGCTGGGATACGTCAAGGTGGGACAGCAGGCCACGACCCTGTCCGGGGGCGAGGCGCAGCGGGTGAAGCTGTCAAAGGAGCTGTCGCGCCGCGCGACGGGTCGAACCTTATATATCCTGGACGAACCGACCACCGGTCTGCATTTCGAGGATGTGAAGAAGCTGCTGGAAGTGCTGCACGAACTGGTGGATCAGGGGAACACGGTCGTCGTGATCGAACACAATCTGGATGTCGTGAGGACGGCAGATTGGGTCATCGACATCGGCCCCGAAGGCGGCGACGGCGGCGGGCGGATCGTGGCCGAGGGCACCCCCGAGGACGTGGCCTGCGTGAAGGGGAGCCATACGGGGCACTATCTGGCCCCGATGCTCAAACCCCGCAAGGTGGCCGCCGAATGA
- the coaD gene encoding pantetheine-phosphate adenylyltransferase, translated as MRIGLYPGTFDPITLGHIDILKRASRLVDRLVIGVAINHDKRPLFDLPERVQMVTREAEDIVGCEIVVHPFENLLIDCARDVGATVIIRGLRAVADFEYEFQMVGMNRAMDDGIETAFLMADARRQAIASRLVKEIARLGGDVSKFVTPPVADALRAKFA; from the coding sequence ATGCGCATCGGCCTTTATCCCGGCACATTCGATCCGATTACCCTGGGGCATATCGATATCCTGAAGCGGGCGTCCCGGCTGGTGGATCGGCTGGTGATCGGGGTGGCGATCAACCACGACAAGCGACCGCTGTTCGATCTGCCCGAACGCGTGCAGATGGTCACGCGCGAGGCGGAGGATATCGTCGGATGCGAGATCGTGGTTCATCCATTCGAAAATCTGCTGATCGACTGCGCCCGCGACGTGGGGGCGACGGTCATCATCCGCGGACTGCGCGCGGTGGCCGATTTCGAATACGAGTTTCAGATGGTGGGGATGAACCGCGCCATGGATGACGGGATCGAGACGGCGTTCCTCATGGCCGATGCGCGCCGGCAGGCCATCGCCTCGCGGCTGGTGAAGGAAATCGCCCGGCTTGGGGGGGATGTGTCGAAATTCGTCACACCCCCCGTGGCCGATGCGCTTCGGGCGAAGTTCGCCTAG
- the tkt gene encoding transketolase has translation MDLATLRRQHPEHWSKAVAIRTLTLDAVAAANSGHSGMPMGMADVATVLFEKHMKFDAADPQWPDRDRFILSAGHGSMLLYSLLHLSGYADMTLEEVKNFRQWGAITAGHPEYGHAGGIEMTTGPLGQGLATSVGFAIAEENLRARWGKKVVDHFTYVIAGDGCLMEGVSQEGIALAGRLKLSKLIVLWDNNDITIDGKVSLSCVTDQKARFAASGWDVFECDGHDPEDIDRAITAAKASPRPAMVACTTNIALGSSAQDTSTGHGALTDPKLIADTREAYGWSHGPFDIPKDVKAAWEAIGSKGAAARAEWTTRLQALSDTKQAEFARQLAGDMPKRLASAIRAMKKDITETAPKMATRSASEKALGVINPIVTETIGGSADLTKSNNTKTDDMGVFDIDSRKGRYVYYGIREHGMAAAINGIALHGGLRAYGGTFMAFTDYARPAMRLAALMGVPSVFVMTHDSIGLGEDGPTHQPVEHLTISRATPNTWVFRPADAVEAAEAWELALTTKSTPSVMALSRQGVPTVRTTHSQKNLTAQGAYVLAESTRKRQVILMATGTEVEIALKAREMLEAEGIGTRVVSVPCMEIFAAQDETYRRKVLPPGPVRVAIEAGIRMPWDRFLLGERGSEKKADFVGMTGFGASAPAERLYQEFGITAEATVAKVKALL, from the coding sequence TTGGATCTCGCAACCCTGCGTCGTCAGCACCCCGAACACTGGTCGAAGGCCGTCGCCATTCGCACCCTGACCCTCGATGCCGTGGCCGCGGCCAATTCCGGCCATTCTGGCATGCCGATGGGCATGGCCGATGTCGCGACCGTGCTGTTCGAAAAACACATGAAGTTCGACGCCGCCGATCCGCAATGGCCCGATCGCGACCGCTTCATCCTGTCGGCGGGCCACGGCTCCATGTTGCTCTATTCCCTGCTGCACCTGTCCGGCTATGCCGACATGACGCTGGAGGAGGTGAAGAACTTCCGCCAGTGGGGCGCGATCACGGCGGGCCATCCCGAATACGGCCATGCCGGCGGGATCGAGATGACGACCGGCCCCTTGGGGCAGGGCCTTGCCACCTCGGTCGGCTTCGCCATCGCCGAGGAAAACCTGCGCGCCCGCTGGGGCAAGAAGGTCGTCGATCACTTCACCTATGTCATCGCCGGCGACGGCTGCCTGATGGAGGGCGTGAGCCAGGAGGGCATCGCCCTGGCCGGCCGCCTGAAGCTGTCCAAGCTGATCGTGCTGTGGGACAACAACGACATCACCATCGACGGCAAGGTGTCGCTGTCCTGCGTCACGGACCAGAAGGCGCGCTTTGCGGCCTCGGGCTGGGACGTGTTCGAATGCGACGGCCACGACCCAGAGGATATCGACCGCGCGATCACCGCGGCCAAAGCCTCCCCCCGCCCGGCCATGGTCGCCTGCACGACGAACATCGCCCTCGGCTCCTCGGCGCAGGATACGTCGACCGGCCACGGCGCGCTGACCGACCCCAAGCTGATTGCCGACACGCGTGAGGCCTATGGTTGGAGCCACGGTCCGTTCGACATCCCGAAGGACGTGAAGGCCGCGTGGGAAGCGATCGGTTCCAAGGGCGCCGCCGCCCGCGCCGAATGGACAACCCGCCTTCAGGCGCTGTCGGACACGAAGCAGGCGGAATTCGCCCGTCAACTGGCCGGGGACATGCCCAAGCGCCTCGCGTCGGCCATCCGCGCGATGAAGAAGGACATTACCGAAACGGCCCCGAAAATGGCCACCCGCAGCGCGTCGGAAAAGGCGTTGGGGGTGATCAACCCGATCGTGACCGAAACCATCGGCGGCTCGGCCGACCTTACGAAATCGAACAACACCAAGACCGACGACATGGGCGTGTTCGACATCGACAGCCGCAAGGGGCGCTATGTCTATTACGGCATCCGCGAACACGGGATGGCGGCGGCGATCAACGGCATCGCCCTGCATGGCGGTCTGCGCGCCTATGGCGGAACGTTCATGGCCTTCACCGACTATGCCCGCCCCGCCATGCGCTTGGCGGCGCTGATGGGTGTGCCGAGCGTCTTTGTCATGACCCACGATTCCATCGGTCTGGGCGAGGATGGCCCGACCCACCAACCGGTGGAGCATCTGACCATCAGCCGTGCCACGCCCAACACCTGGGTGTTCCGCCCCGCCGACGCGGTGGAAGCGGCCGAGGCGTGGGAACTGGCCCTGACCACCAAATCGACCCCGTCGGTCATGGCGCTGTCGCGTCAGGGCGTGCCGACCGTGCGCACCACGCACAGCCAGAAGAACCTGACCGCGCAGGGGGCCTATGTCCTGGCCGAATCCACCCGCAAACGGCAAGTCATCCTGATGGCCACGGGCACCGAGGTGGAGATCGCCCTGAAAGCACGCGAGATGCTGGAGGCCGAAGGCATCGGCACCCGTGTCGTCTCCGTTCCGTGCATGGAGATCTTTGCCGCGCAGGACGAAACCTATCGCCGCAAGGTCCTGCCGCCCGGTCCGGTTCGCGTCGCGATCGAGGCGGGCATCCGGATGCCGTGGGATCGGTTCCTGCTGGGCGAACGCGGATCCGAAAAGAAAGCCGATTTCGTGGGGATGACGGGCTTTGGCGCCTCCGCCCCCGCCGAGCGGCTGTATCAGGAGTTCGGGATCACCGCCGAAGCGACCGTCGCCAAGGTGAAGGCGCTTCTGTAA
- a CDS encoding BolA family protein encodes MPMEAHDIEALIRDGFPDAKITITDLAGDGNHWAAEVIDESFKGMNRVQQQRAVYASLKGKMDGPNGELHALALTTKAPA; translated from the coding sequence ATGCCAATGGAAGCCCATGACATCGAAGCCTTGATCCGCGACGGGTTTCCCGATGCCAAGATCACCATCACCGATCTGGCCGGGGACGGAAACCATTGGGCGGCCGAGGTGATCGACGAAAGCTTCAAGGGCATGAACCGCGTGCAGCAGCAACGTGCCGTCTATGCCAGCCTGAAGGGCAAGATGGACGGCCCGAACGGCGAACTCCATGCGCTGGCGCTGACCACCAAAGCCCCGGCCTGA
- a CDS encoding MliC family protein, with protein sequence MRVLAILMLTAGVAHAEGSYETARYTCDRGVEVPVTYVNADDLSVAVLNVEGQQITLEVEESASGARYGWPSDGSNYVWWTKGPEATLYWKDGEQGGEETPLYTCTRN encoded by the coding sequence ATGAGAGTTCTGGCGATCCTGATGCTGACGGCGGGCGTGGCCCATGCCGAAGGCAGCTACGAGACCGCACGCTACACCTGCGATCGCGGGGTGGAAGTGCCGGTCACCTATGTCAACGCGGACGACCTGTCGGTGGCCGTGCTGAATGTCGAAGGGCAGCAGATCACCCTAGAGGTGGAAGAGTCCGCGTCCGGCGCACGCTATGGCTGGCCGTCCGACGGGTCCAATTACGTCTGGTGGACCAAGGGGCCGGAGGCGACGCTGTATTGGAAGGATGGAGAGCAGGGGGGCGAGGAGACGCCGCTCTATACCTGCACCCGGAATTGA
- a CDS encoding cell division protein ZapA, with the protein MADLDITIGNKTFTVACQDGQEQFLRSAARQLSDQADALLGQMGRMPAEKMLLMAGLMLADKTIGVEQEVANLRGRLHDYETRPAPAPERIEVPVIPPVITETMAEIAARAEAIAEAVEEKAKA; encoded by the coding sequence ATGGCTGATCTGGACATCACCATCGGTAACAAGACCTTCACCGTCGCCTGTCAGGACGGGCAGGAGCAGTTCCTGCGATCCGCCGCACGTCAGTTGTCCGATCAGGCCGATGCGCTTCTGGGCCAGATGGGCCGGATGCCGGCGGAAAAGATGCTGCTCATGGCCGGGCTGATGCTGGCCGACAAGACCATCGGCGTGGAGCAGGAGGTCGCAAACCTGCGCGGACGGCTGCACGATTACGAAACCCGCCCCGCCCCCGCGCCGGAGCGGATCGAGGTGCCGGTGATTCCGCCGGTCATCACCGAAACCATGGCCGAAATCGCGGCCCGAGCCGAGGCGATCGCCGAGGCTGTCGAGGAAAAGGCGAAAGCATGA